The following coding sequences are from one bacterium SCSIO 12741 window:
- a CDS encoding M4 family metallopeptidase, producing MKKISLTLFLFCSLVLMGKSQEDYIFWNPEMTELAEPTSSPDWIKFKLSSQEGQSIEAEQFFSHYAAAFGLTNDDEMLVSSSFTDEFEMTHYTFDQYYKGLQIEGCQFNLHEQNGVFLSANGKMAHGMELPTQPTQDENQALQWAQQELGATLYGWEVIDDETGEPLSDYPEGTLLLAYEVNNGDYTNANYRLAYHFMITTVDPIALTLAVYVDAHTGEVFRAESQLLGCSCCAGSVSTLFNGTQSITTKYTGFPLFTYTLKDNCRGGGIHTKGRNGLGAFVDVYDPNNNFVNNQTDRAAGSAHWAGEMTYDYFYNTFGRDGHDGAGSGVKIKTNGPANSAAWDKSKDEMILGRPGTLVHSHMVSLDVVGHEFTHGVTHASAGLVYSGESGALNESFSDIFGTMVEFYGQGGTGDYTMGEDFWIADGKLRDLGDPNSKSDPDTYLGNHWLHNATGNGVGVHNNSGVQSHWFYLLAEGGSGVNDHGFSYSVSGISRDKAAAIAYRNLDVYLTSTSNYSDAKNGAIWSAIDLYGYCSNEVVQTIKAWDAVGVPSSFGFGYDLIVDCNHLNNVHNAGHNYFERVIHNIETDCAISNTSPASVTLLAGNQILLLPGFESETEMLADIDDCLGGVQVQKTGSSTLLSDASNSQEYQSLHQDAERSYDVYPNPSSGSFFIRFDQSPDEPIEVQVFDQQGKLIHSDYHTPESSEINLIGHPPGLYLIQIKDGSEVFSKRAVVQ from the coding sequence ATGAAAAAAATTAGTTTAACACTATTCCTTTTCTGCTCACTGGTTTTAATGGGAAAATCTCAAGAAGACTACATTTTTTGGAACCCCGAAATGACAGAGCTGGCGGAACCTACGAGTTCGCCAGATTGGATCAAATTCAAACTGTCGAGTCAAGAGGGGCAATCCATTGAAGCAGAACAATTTTTCAGCCATTATGCTGCGGCTTTTGGCTTGACAAACGACGATGAAATGCTGGTTTCTTCATCCTTTACCGATGAATTTGAAATGACGCACTACACCTTCGACCAGTACTACAAAGGCCTGCAGATTGAAGGTTGTCAATTCAACTTGCATGAGCAAAATGGAGTATTCCTTTCAGCAAATGGGAAAATGGCCCATGGAATGGAGCTTCCAACTCAGCCCACTCAGGATGAAAATCAAGCTCTCCAATGGGCTCAACAAGAATTAGGAGCTACACTCTATGGTTGGGAAGTTATCGACGATGAAACTGGCGAACCTCTCTCCGACTATCCGGAAGGCACACTGTTGCTGGCTTATGAAGTGAACAATGGAGACTACACCAACGCCAATTACCGATTGGCCTACCATTTTATGATTACTACGGTAGATCCCATTGCGCTCACGTTGGCGGTGTATGTGGATGCGCATACGGGAGAAGTATTTCGGGCAGAGAGTCAATTATTAGGCTGTTCCTGCTGTGCAGGATCGGTTTCTACCCTTTTCAATGGAACTCAAAGTATCACCACGAAGTATACAGGATTTCCTTTGTTCACCTACACCTTAAAGGATAATTGCCGGGGAGGTGGAATTCATACCAAAGGTAGAAATGGATTGGGGGCGTTTGTGGATGTTTATGATCCGAACAACAATTTCGTAAACAACCAGACCGATCGGGCAGCAGGTAGCGCCCATTGGGCCGGTGAGATGACCTATGACTACTTCTACAATACATTTGGCCGAGATGGTCATGATGGGGCAGGCAGTGGTGTTAAAATCAAGACGAATGGCCCAGCCAATAGCGCTGCTTGGGATAAAAGCAAAGACGAAATGATTTTGGGGCGGCCAGGTACGTTGGTTCATTCTCACATGGTTTCTTTAGATGTGGTTGGTCATGAATTTACCCATGGTGTTACCCATGCCTCCGCTGGTTTGGTCTATTCCGGAGAATCGGGAGCACTCAATGAATCATTCAGTGACATTTTCGGAACCATGGTAGAATTCTATGGACAAGGTGGAACGGGAGACTATACCATGGGTGAAGACTTCTGGATTGCCGACGGAAAGTTGCGCGACCTTGGGGACCCTAACTCCAAATCCGATCCGGATACCTACTTAGGAAACCATTGGCTGCACAATGCTACAGGAAATGGCGTTGGTGTTCACAACAACAGTGGTGTCCAAAGTCACTGGTTCTACCTTTTGGCCGAAGGTGGAAGCGGAGTAAATGACCATGGATTTTCCTATTCTGTGAGCGGCATCAGTCGAGACAAGGCAGCGGCCATTGCTTACCGTAACTTAGACGTCTATTTGACATCGACCTCCAATTATTCAGATGCAAAAAATGGGGCCATCTGGTCTGCCATTGACCTCTATGGATACTGTTCGAATGAAGTTGTTCAGACCATTAAAGCCTGGGATGCTGTAGGTGTTCCTTCTTCCTTCGGGTTTGGTTATGACCTCATAGTGGATTGCAACCACTTGAACAATGTGCACAATGCCGGGCACAACTACTTCGAGAGAGTTATCCATAATATTGAGACGGACTGTGCTATTTCCAATACCTCACCCGCTTCAGTTACCTTGTTGGCTGGGAATCAAATTTTGTTGCTTCCGGGTTTTGAAAGCGAAACCGAAATGTTGGCAGATATTGATGACTGTCTGGGTGGTGTTCAAGTTCAAAAAACAGGATCATCTACCCTGCTATCCGATGCTTCGAATTCACAAGAGTACCAATCACTACATCAGGATGCAGAGCGTTCATACGATGTCTACCCTAACCCTTCATCTGGATCGTTCTTTATCCGATTTGATCAATCGCCGGATGAGCCCATAGAAGTTCAGGTATTTGACCAACAAGGCAAATTGATTCATTCGGATTACCACACCCCGGAATCCTCGGAAATCAATTTGATCGGCCATCCACCGGGACTCTATCTTATTCAAATTAAAGATGGCTCTGAAGTTTTCAGTAAAAGAGCTGTTGTCCAATAA
- the rfbA gene encoding glucose-1-phosphate thymidylyltransferase RfbA, protein MKGIVLAGGSGTRLHPLTLAISKQLMPVYDKPMIYYPLSLQMLAGIREILIISTPHDMPLFQKLLGDGSRIGCRFTYAVQAEPKGIAQAFTIGENFIGDDKVSLILGDNIFYGGGLGRQLRACSDPEGGIIFAYHVSDPERYGVVEFDENQKAISLEEKPKDPRSNYAIPGLYFYDNDVVEIARNLKPSDRGELEITDINLEYLRREKLQVSILKRGTAWLDTGTIDSLHEASQFVQVIEKRQGMKISCIEEIAWRMGYIDDDQFREVAQPLIKSGYGQYLLELMNK, encoded by the coding sequence ATGAAAGGAATCGTCCTCGCCGGTGGTTCGGGAACCCGACTACACCCATTGACCTTAGCGATTAGTAAGCAGCTTATGCCTGTTTACGACAAGCCCATGATTTATTACCCACTTTCCCTCCAAATGCTGGCTGGAATTCGGGAAATTTTGATCATTTCTACTCCACACGATATGCCCTTGTTTCAAAAACTATTGGGCGATGGAAGCAGAATTGGCTGCCGCTTTACCTATGCTGTACAGGCCGAACCTAAAGGAATTGCTCAGGCTTTTACCATTGGCGAAAACTTCATTGGCGATGACAAAGTTTCCCTGATTTTGGGAGACAATATTTTCTACGGTGGTGGATTGGGCCGTCAGCTGCGCGCTTGTTCCGATCCAGAGGGTGGTATCATCTTCGCCTATCATGTTTCCGATCCGGAACGCTATGGTGTGGTTGAATTTGATGAAAATCAAAAGGCCATTTCTTTGGAAGAAAAGCCTAAAGATCCTCGCTCCAATTACGCAATTCCAGGGCTCTACTTCTACGACAACGACGTAGTAGAAATTGCTCGCAACCTGAAACCTTCAGATCGCGGCGAATTGGAAATTACCGATATCAATTTGGAATACCTGAGAAGAGAAAAACTTCAGGTTTCTATCCTCAAGAGAGGTACTGCCTGGTTGGATACCGGTACTATTGACTCCCTTCATGAAGCCAGTCAATTTGTTCAGGTTATAGAAAAGAGACAGGGCATGAAAATCTCCTGTATCGAAGAAATTGCCTGGCGAATGGGCTACATCGATGACGATCAATTCCGCGAAGTGGCGCAACCGCTCATCAAGAGTGGTTACGGTCAGTATTTGTTGGAATTGATGAATAAGTAA
- a CDS encoding polyprenyl synthetase family protein — protein MHTIEELRSRFEAALELTEFRNKPSELYEPIQYALQGGGKRVRPVCLLAACEMFGGQAFDAVNQALAVEIFHNFTLLHDDIMDEAPYAEDAKRCTSSTTPMWVFFQAMP, from the coding sequence ATGCACACCATAGAAGAACTCCGTTCGCGGTTTGAAGCAGCTTTGGAATTAACCGAATTCCGCAACAAGCCAAGCGAACTCTATGAACCCATTCAATACGCTCTACAGGGCGGAGGAAAGCGAGTAAGGCCGGTATGCTTACTGGCGGCTTGCGAAATGTTTGGGGGACAAGCCTTTGATGCCGTAAACCAGGCATTGGCAGTGGAAATATTCCACAACTTCACCTTGCTCCACGATGACATTATGGATGAGGCCCCTTACGCAGAGGACGCGAAACGGTGCACATCAAGTACAACACCAATGTGGGTATTCTTTCAGGCGATGCCATGA